In the Leptospiraceae bacterium genome, one interval contains:
- a CDS encoding helix-turn-helix transcriptional regulator yields the protein MTQNKKNEFKKKSISLAEFAKVLSHPARIEILLTVAKKKECICGEIVEILPLAQSTVSQHLKELKEIGLITGEIDGLKSCYCINWKNIGKLQKLLHGFFENLNQRKQNCC from the coding sequence ATGACACAAAATAAAAAAAATGAATTCAAAAAGAAATCAATATCCCTTGCAGAATTTGCCAAAGTGCTTTCCCATCCCGCAAGAATTGAGATTCTTTTGACCGTCGCAAAAAAGAAAGAGTGTATATGTGGAGAGATTGTAGAAATCTTACCTCTTGCTCAGTCCACGGTTTCTCAACATTTAAAAGAATTAAAAGAAATAGGACTCATTACCGGAGAGATCGACGGTTTAAAGTCTTGCTATTGCATAAATTGGAAAAATATAGGAAAGCTTCAAAAATTACTACACGGATTTTTTGAAAATTTAAATCAGCGAAAACAAAATTGTTGTTAA
- a CDS encoding sulfatase-like hydrolase/transferase, producing the protein MKLDLKGKYSNLKLFLFYTILYISFLFIYRLIFLVTYFYRVDNATILEILSAFLVGFRFDLSVVAILLGPFLLLSSLNFLNKVFIFRFVWGYVPILIFIWVVVHSIADILYYENANKHIGYEGFVFIGKDLGVILKSALENNTIPFVTTVTLLLIFLPASTYVFLKFSPYRYNDKSMVIGVVEVVAIFVFIVISIRGGVQVSPIRASNAIISGNNFINNLGLNAIFTTIADLKSQTIPKSQQMRFEEAALIVREEIKYSGAEFISVKYPILRKLSETNTKRAPNVVLVLLENWTGKFIRPISNGLIDGKEVAPHFNALVKKGIFFNKFFATGGRTTNGMMSVLAGIPDRPGLTAVRTSQVMGNFSGIGNIFKSMGYKTLFATGGDLSFDNKNFLLPRWGFDRLYGKIQIDSMNKYKLGAWGYDDGDVFDVLHEEISKFKKDEPFLAVVLTLSTHYPYRVPEKKVHLFDEKTKDYEYLNVYHYADWALSEFLEKAKKSKYFQDTIFFFVADHAHHRYLNYYEDRNIPFLIYAPDKYKPQLREEISSQLDVIPTILGAVGKECYFSVMGRDLLSPGISKSGYFAYGNVFGWIEDDLFLYQSSEGGTQINFTAREPYIENKLCKLNRLLCEPSHRKAKAFLNLSIELMNKNLVFPPPEEIKKYYSNSGKD; encoded by the coding sequence ATGAAGCTTGATTTAAAAGGAAAATATTCCAATTTAAAACTATTTTTATTTTATACAATTTTATACATTTCATTTTTATTTATCTATCGACTGATTTTTCTGGTTACTTATTTTTACAGAGTAGATAATGCGACAATTTTAGAGATACTCTCTGCTTTTTTAGTTGGTTTTCGCTTCGATCTATCTGTAGTTGCTATTTTACTGGGGCCATTTTTACTTTTGTCTTCTTTAAATTTTTTGAATAAGGTTTTTATTTTTCGTTTTGTTTGGGGGTATGTACCGATTTTAATTTTTATCTGGGTGGTGGTGCATTCCATTGCAGATATACTTTATTATGAAAATGCAAACAAACACATCGGTTATGAAGGTTTTGTATTTATCGGAAAAGATTTAGGGGTAATATTGAAGTCTGCCTTAGAGAATAATACGATTCCATTTGTAACTACAGTCACCCTTTTATTGATTTTTTTGCCTGCCTCAACATACGTATTTTTAAAGTTTAGTCCGTATCGTTATAACGACAAATCTATGGTAATTGGAGTTGTTGAAGTAGTTGCAATCTTTGTATTTATTGTAATTTCGATTCGGGGTGGAGTTCAAGTTAGTCCGATTCGAGCGAGTAATGCAATTATTTCCGGTAATAATTTTATAAACAATCTTGGGTTGAATGCAATTTTTACGACGATTGCCGATCTAAAAAGTCAAACAATTCCAAAATCTCAACAAATGCGGTTTGAAGAGGCTGCATTGATTGTTAGGGAAGAAATTAAATACAGTGGTGCAGAGTTTATTAGTGTAAAATATCCTATCCTTAGAAAACTTTCAGAGACAAATACTAAGAGAGCGCCTAACGTAGTTTTAGTATTATTGGAGAATTGGACGGGAAAGTTTATTAGGCCGATATCTAACGGGCTGATTGATGGAAAAGAAGTGGCTCCTCATTTTAATGCTTTGGTTAAGAAGGGAATTTTCTTTAATAAGTTTTTTGCAACGGGAGGAAGAACCACAAATGGGATGATGTCTGTTCTTGCCGGGATCCCTGATCGACCAGGATTGACAGCGGTCAGAACTTCTCAGGTCATGGGAAATTTTTCTGGAATTGGAAATATTTTTAAATCTATGGGATATAAGACTTTGTTTGCAACAGGTGGTGATTTATCTTTTGACAATAAAAATTTTCTTTTACCGAGATGGGGATTTGATCGCTTGTACGGGAAAATACAAATAGACTCTATGAATAAATATAAGTTAGGCGCTTGGGGCTACGATGATGGAGATGTATTTGATGTACTTCATGAAGAGATTTCTAAATTTAAAAAAGATGAGCCTTTTTTAGCGGTAGTTCTTACTCTATCGACTCACTACCCCTACAGAGTTCCAGAAAAAAAGGTTCATTTGTTCGATGAAAAAACTAAAGATTACGAATATTTAAACGTGTATCATTATGCAGATTGGGCATTGAGCGAATTTTTAGAGAAGGCGAAGAAATCAAAATATTTTCAAGATACTATTTTTTTCTTTGTCGCTGATCATGCGCATCATAGATACTTAAATTATTACGAAGATAGAAATATTCCGTTTTTGATTTACGCGCCTGATAAATACAAACCTCAACTAAGAGAGGAAATTTCTTCACAGTTGGATGTGATTCCAACAATTCTTGGAGCTGTAGGGAAGGAATGTTATTTTTCTGTAATGGGGAGGGACTTGCTTTCTCCTGGAATTTCTAAGTCCGGGTATTTTGCTTATGGAAATGTATTTGGTTGGATAGAGGATGATTTATTTTTGTACCAAAGTTCCGAAGGCGGAACGCAGATCAATTTTACTGCAAGAGAGCCATATATTGAAAACAAATTGTGTAAACTGAATAGACTTTTGTGTGAGCCTTCACACAGAAAAGCAAAAGCATTTTTAAATTTGAGTATTGAGCTAATGAATAAAAATTTAGTTTTCCCGCCACCCGAAGAAATAAAAAAATATTATAGCAACTCAGGTAAAGATTAG
- a CDS encoding inositol monophosphatase, with protein sequence MKPEIRERMNHLLNFLPKVSEFLMHIQKKPLLEVNKKDKIDLVTEADIGSEKMLISEIQKIFPNDSILGEESGYLQGKNSFQWILDPVDGTTNFAHGLPLFAIAIGLENTSTEQVEMGIVSVPSLNETFHAARNEGSFLNNKPIRVSNTPELIDSLLCTGFPYQKENRLELLMEYYKSVLMRSRGVRRTGSAALDLSWVACGRFDGFWEEGLKPWDMAAASILIEEAGGKLSTFDGNVFNVNTPNIIATNGKIHSHLVELFRKETI encoded by the coding sequence ATGAAACCAGAAATCCGAGAAAGAATGAACCATTTATTAAATTTTTTGCCAAAGGTTTCAGAATTTCTGATGCACATTCAAAAAAAACCTCTTCTTGAAGTAAACAAAAAAGATAAAATTGATCTCGTAACAGAAGCAGATATTGGCTCCGAGAAAATGCTTATTTCTGAAATTCAAAAAATATTTCCAAACGATTCTATTCTTGGAGAAGAAAGTGGATACCTCCAAGGGAAAAATAGTTTCCAGTGGATTTTAGATCCTGTTGACGGAACTACAAATTTTGCTCATGGACTTCCTCTGTTTGCGATAGCAATCGGGTTAGAGAATACCTCAACCGAACAAGTCGAAATGGGAATTGTATCCGTCCCCTCTCTCAATGAAACTTTCCACGCAGCTCGCAACGAAGGCTCTTTCCTGAACAACAAGCCTATTCGTGTTTCAAATACCCCCGAATTGATTGACAGCCTTTTGTGCACCGGATTTCCTTATCAAAAAGAAAACCGACTGGAACTCTTGATGGAATACTATAAATCTGTACTAATGAGGTCAAGGGGCGTTAGACGCACAGGCTCTGCTGCCTTAGACTTATCCTGGGTTGCTTGCGGAAGATTCGATGGATTTTGGGAAGAAGGACTAAAGCCTTGGGACATGGCTGCTGCGTCCATCCTCATTGAAGAAGCAGGAGGAAAACTCTCCACTTTTGACGGAAATGTATTTAACGTAAACACTCCCAATATTATAGCCACGAATGGGAAAATCCACTCTCATTTAGTAGAATTATTCAGGAAGGAAACAATATGA
- a CDS encoding aldo/keto reductase, which produces MRKRRLGKSGIMVSEIGMGTMTFGSQTEEKESFRIMDKAFDAGIDFFDTAEIYPVPPDEKYVHRTEEIVGKWLSEKPRDAILLATKVCAPGYGWFTPPVRSGKTALDRRSIMIAIEGSLKRLKTDYVDLYQTHWTDPDFPYDETMEALTTLVKAGKVRYVGCSNETARGLMKSLWVSDKNNFVRYETIQNNFSILNRRFEDAIAEVCRKEQVSLLPFSPMAGGVLTGKYNSDNPPEEARFSRYKKSGDRQKKMIKRFVNPETLSSTAELIKIAEEINLSVTTLAVAWSKQHDFVASTLIGATSADQLDDSLKAAGLILDDETLKKIDDVSKKFPYPMG; this is translated from the coding sequence ATGAGAAAAAGAAGACTCGGAAAATCCGGAATCATGGTTTCTGAAATCGGAATGGGAACTATGACTTTTGGATCTCAAACTGAAGAAAAAGAAAGTTTTAGAATTATGGATAAAGCCTTCGATGCAGGGATAGACTTTTTCGATACTGCCGAGATCTACCCTGTCCCACCTGATGAAAAATATGTTCATAGAACTGAAGAAATTGTAGGGAAATGGCTTTCTGAAAAACCGAGAGATGCAATATTACTTGCAACTAAGGTTTGTGCCCCCGGTTATGGATGGTTTACTCCACCTGTAAGATCAGGGAAAACTGCATTAGATAGAAGAAGCATTATGATAGCAATTGAGGGGAGCTTGAAGAGACTGAAAACAGACTATGTAGATTTGTATCAAACTCATTGGACGGATCCTGATTTCCCTTACGATGAAACTATGGAAGCTCTCACTACTCTTGTAAAAGCAGGAAAGGTGCGTTATGTGGGATGCAGTAACGAAACAGCAAGAGGACTTATGAAAAGCCTTTGGGTATCGGATAAAAATAATTTTGTACGATACGAGACAATCCAGAATAATTTTAGTATCTTAAATAGAAGATTTGAAGATGCAATTGCAGAAGTTTGCCGAAAAGAGCAGGTCAGTCTTTTACCGTTTTCTCCTATGGCGGGTGGAGTTCTCACAGGAAAATACAATTCAGACAATCCCCCAGAAGAGGCAAGATTCTCAAGGTATAAGAAAAGTGGTGATAGACAAAAAAAAATGATAAAACGATTTGTAAATCCTGAGACTTTATCGTCAACGGCAGAGCTGATAAAAATTGCCGAAGAGATAAACTTGAGCGTAACTACTCTTGCAGTTGCTTGGAGTAAGCAACACGATTTTGTTGCCTCCACTCTAATTGGGGCCACCTCTGCAGATCAATTAGACGATAGTTTAAAAGCGGCAGGACTCATCTTAGACGATGAGACCTTAAAAAAAATTGACGACGTGTCTAAAAAATTTCCTTATCCGATGGGGTAA
- the tilS gene encoding tRNA lysidine(34) synthetase TilS — protein MSLEETGRVIRYHELKKLAIKHNAYIATGHHEIDYLETIFINMIRGTGHKGFQTLPIYNNNIFRPLLKFSYEEIEKASQISNWNIFTDESNEDEKFLRNRIRKNMIPFLLNEGLNPKKLYENFHTEEFAVAHNDPDFKCNSISKISIDSNLILEANLSNLKEILDIHLKVFPLHPLNKNFFQSLATKIKDKKPILLENKEAYFHKKENGNLIIIPKNSSLLKRPKIILKAGKSFILWNEKELELEEGFTLGVYQNGLKILQNKMHKSVSEIFRETNIPVLVRKNIPILFQDAIPIKILFEMYEPSIRSCIGDLK, from the coding sequence ATGAGCTTAGAAGAAACAGGAAGAGTGATTCGTTACCACGAATTAAAAAAACTTGCAATCAAGCATAACGCATATATCGCAACAGGTCACCACGAGATAGATTATCTTGAGACGATTTTTATTAATATGATTCGAGGGACAGGACATAAAGGATTTCAAACTCTTCCGATTTATAACAATAATATTTTTAGACCACTATTAAAATTTTCTTATGAGGAAATAGAGAAAGCCAGCCAAATTTCCAATTGGAATATTTTCACGGACGAATCAAACGAAGACGAAAAATTCCTCAGAAACAGAATCCGAAAAAATATGATTCCATTTCTATTGAATGAAGGATTGAATCCGAAAAAACTCTACGAGAATTTTCACACCGAAGAATTTGCTGTTGCTCATAACGATCCTGATTTCAAATGCAATTCTATTTCTAAGATTAGCATAGATTCAAATTTGATTTTGGAAGCCAACCTCTCAAATTTGAAAGAAATCTTAGACATTCACTTGAAAGTTTTTCCACTTCACCCGTTAAATAAAAACTTTTTCCAAAGTCTCGCAACAAAAATCAAAGATAAAAAACCAATTCTATTAGAAAATAAAGAAGCCTACTTCCACAAAAAAGAAAATGGAAACCTCATCATTATCCCAAAAAACTCTTCGCTTTTAAAAAGACCAAAAATTATTCTTAAAGCCGGAAAAAGTTTTATTTTATGGAATGAAAAAGAACTGGAATTGGAAGAAGGTTTTACCTTAGGTGTGTATCAAAATGGATTAAAAATTCTTCAAAATAAAATGCACAAATCTGTTTCAGAAATATTTCGAGAAACGAACATTCCTGTTCTTGTAAGAAAAAATATTCCTATTCTTTTTCAAGATGCAATACCAATAAAAATTCTTTTTGAAATGTACGAACCTTCTATTCGAAGTTGCATAGGAGACCTCAAGTGA
- a CDS encoding DUF2269 family protein, which translates to MKRESIISLVNGFVLMIFLVGFYFHVFSIHFVFSYSWHKVLHILGVVLFFGNMVVGPVWVSYAFFSQDEKILDFSLKVLRKTDISLTIFGLDLLVINGLILSSAFGDWKNQEWIFYSVILLAFMWVLSLPVVYIQEKLFEAFEREGSRSIEFLKYLKLWAVFGTITTIPPSIIFYLMIAKNI; encoded by the coding sequence ATGAAACGCGAAAGTATAATTTCTTTAGTGAATGGATTTGTCCTGATGATTTTTTTGGTAGGCTTCTATTTCCATGTTTTCTCTATTCATTTTGTCTTTTCCTATTCTTGGCATAAAGTTTTGCATATATTGGGCGTTGTTTTGTTTTTTGGAAATATGGTTGTTGGTCCTGTTTGGGTATCTTATGCTTTTTTTTCTCAGGATGAAAAAATCCTCGATTTTTCTTTGAAAGTGTTGAGAAAAACCGACATCAGTTTGACAATTTTCGGTTTGGACTTACTCGTAATCAACGGTCTTATTCTATCTTCTGCTTTTGGAGATTGGAAAAATCAAGAATGGATTTTTTATTCGGTGATTCTTTTGGCGTTTATGTGGGTGCTATCTTTACCTGTGGTCTATATTCAGGAAAAATTGTTTGAAGCGTTTGAGCGAGAAGGTTCAAGGTCTATCGAATTCCTAAAATACTTAAAGCTATGGGCAGTTTTTGGCACAATCACAACGATTCCTCCTTCGATAATTTTTTATCTAATGATTGCAAAAAATATATAA
- a CDS encoding threonylcarbamoyl-AMP synthase, with translation MIIHLHPKNPEARKLREISDNLKSGKVYIFPTGTVYALITDYLSRTGIDTIYKLKSLDKKKPLSLLCPDISTATNFIESLPNEAYRLMKKITPGPYTFIFKANKNTPRINLTNDKTKQIGIRIPDNIYLLELLKIHNQSLISTSVITNDEYLTETDDLEEIYGNQVEGIIEGGITAVEMSTVIDFSSDEMNIIREGKGIEKLIQ, from the coding sequence ATGATTATCCATTTGCATCCTAAAAATCCTGAAGCTCGAAAGCTAAGAGAAATTTCAGATAATCTGAAATCGGGGAAGGTGTATATTTTCCCGACGGGAACAGTGTATGCACTGATTACAGATTATTTATCGAGAACTGGAATTGATACGATCTATAAATTAAAATCTTTAGATAAGAAAAAACCTCTTTCACTACTTTGTCCTGATATTTCTACTGCAACAAATTTTATAGAAAGCCTTCCCAATGAAGCCTACAGACTTATGAAAAAAATTACCCCAGGACCCTACACTTTTATATTTAAGGCGAATAAAAACACACCAAGAATTAATCTCACAAACGATAAGACCAAACAAATCGGGATTAGAATTCCTGATAATATATATCTATTGGAGCTATTGAAAATACATAACCAATCTTTAATTTCTACTTCGGTTATTACCAACGATGAATATCTTACAGAGACAGACGACTTAGAGGAAATTTATGGAAACCAAGTAGAAGGAATTATTGAAGGCGGGATTACAGCCGTAGAGATGTCAACGGTCATTGACTTTTCTTCGGATGAGATGAATATTATCAGAGAAGGAAAAGGAATCGAAAAACTTATACAATAA
- the fliG gene encoding flagellar motor switch protein FliG has protein sequence MLGKKSSLTGKQKAAIFLIAVGNEVSTEIFKHLREDEIETITFEIARLDKITPEDKEKVLVEFNELIMAQEFITNGGIDFARSLLEKALGNQKAIDIINRLTSSLQVRPFDFIRRTDPAQLLNFIQSEHPQTIALILSYLDPTKASSILSSLPHTIQAEVAKRIAEMDRVSPDVLREVERVLERKLSAIASEDYTSAGGIDAVVEILNNVDRGTEKTIIEALEEENPELAEEIKKRMFVFEDIVLLDDRAIQKVMREVDNTELAKALKSVDSEVQDKIFKNMSKRAAALLKEDMDFMGPVRLKDVEDAQQKIVNIIRKLEEAGEIVVARSGEDELIV, from the coding sequence GTGTTAGGTAAGAAATCATCACTCACCGGAAAACAAAAGGCAGCCATTTTTCTAATTGCTGTCGGTAACGAGGTGTCCACAGAAATCTTCAAGCACTTAAGAGAAGATGAGATCGAAACAATTACTTTTGAAATTGCACGATTAGACAAGATTACGCCAGAAGACAAGGAAAAAGTATTAGTAGAGTTTAACGAATTAATCATGGCGCAGGAATTTATCACCAATGGTGGTATTGACTTTGCCCGATCCCTTCTCGAAAAAGCCCTCGGTAATCAAAAAGCAATAGATATTATCAACCGACTAACTTCTTCTTTACAAGTTAGACCCTTTGACTTTATCAGAAGAACTGACCCGGCCCAGCTTTTGAACTTTATCCAATCCGAGCACCCACAGACAATCGCACTTATTTTATCATACTTAGACCCTACAAAGGCATCGAGTATATTATCCTCCCTGCCCCATACGATTCAAGCCGAAGTAGCAAAAAGAATTGCTGAGATGGATAGGGTTTCGCCTGACGTATTACGTGAGGTAGAAAGAGTATTAGAAAGAAAGCTCTCTGCTATTGCCTCTGAAGATTATACCTCTGCCGGCGGTATCGATGCAGTAGTTGAGATTCTCAATAACGTAGATCGTGGTACAGAAAAAACAATCATTGAAGCGTTGGAAGAAGAAAATCCAGAACTTGCAGAAGAAATCAAAAAACGTATGTTCGTATTCGAAGATATTGTACTATTAGACGATAGGGCTATTCAAAAAGTGATGCGAGAAGTGGATAATACAGAGCTTGCAAAGGCACTTAAGTCAGTAGATAGCGAAGTGCAAGATAAGATTTTTAAAAACATGTCTAAAAGAGCTGCAGCTTTACTAAAAGAAGATATGGACTTTATGGGTCCTGTTAGATTAAAAGACGTTGAAGACGCTCAGCAAAAAATCGTAAATATCATTCGTAAATTAGAAGAAGCCGGGGAAATTGTAGTTGCTCGCTCCGGTGAAGACGAGCTTATTGTATAA
- a CDS encoding biotin--[acetyl-CoA-carboxylase] ligase — MPITLLYIDKGIYLESVDSTNTYLKKEEFQPGVWVSSKEQINGRGRKEKVWNSYGEDKIFFSGKIEFTDTRFPASVLSLFVGSEIFKVLTKIFPTLSNELKIKWPNDIYKKDKKIAGILIECEQKGNSLIVIVGIGINIFGTEIFPDSQNIGFLLDSKPKTTLMKNLTENLVSSVNQAALIALEKERIEKELEFVYSNSYLKEKIIKAYIGERQILGKSIGFTTDGFLIVETKTGEKFELLDTGPGFEVIGNE; from the coding sequence TTGCCAATCACCTTATTATATATTGATAAAGGAATCTATTTAGAAAGTGTAGATTCAACAAACACGTACTTAAAAAAAGAAGAATTCCAACCCGGAGTTTGGGTGTCCTCAAAAGAACAAATCAATGGAAGAGGCAGAAAAGAAAAAGTCTGGAATTCTTACGGTGAAGATAAAATTTTCTTTTCAGGAAAAATAGAATTTACAGATACAAGATTCCCTGCTTCTGTTTTGTCTCTTTTTGTTGGAAGCGAAATTTTTAAAGTCTTAACAAAAATATTCCCTACGCTATCCAATGAATTAAAAATAAAGTGGCCCAATGATATTTATAAAAAAGATAAAAAAATAGCAGGTATTCTGATCGAGTGCGAACAAAAAGGAAATAGCCTCATTGTGATTGTAGGAATAGGAATAAATATTTTTGGAACTGAAATTTTTCCGGATTCTCAAAATATTGGATTTTTATTAGATTCAAAACCAAAAACTACCCTTATGAAAAACTTAACAGAAAATTTAGTGTCATCTGTAAACCAAGCTGCCTTAATTGCCTTGGAAAAAGAAAGGATTGAAAAAGAGCTTGAGTTCGTTTATTCAAATTCTTATCTAAAAGAAAAAATAATTAAAGCCTATATCGGTGAAAGACAAATTCTTGGAAAATCCATTGGCTTTACTACTGACGGATTTCTGATTGTGGAAACAAAAACCGGTGAAAAGTTTGAATTATTGGATACAGGCCCAGGGTTTGAGGTGATTGGAAATGAATAG
- a CDS encoding YihA family ribosome biogenesis GTP-binding protein: MINSKFQFQNVIFHSAYVDTKKIPQIESIPQFAFCGRSNSGKSSLINALCGRKKLVKVSSTPGKTKEINLFLAEDHFFFVDLPGFGFAKGSHQLRDSMIERVNSYLNHSKMLKTIFLLCDSARELPLEEENIIQTAFKKNIQPVLIRTKFDKLNQKEIHTLKKKSNEFQKIYPNLKIVFLSVKNSTGLKDIIEIIREK; the protein is encoded by the coding sequence GTGATAAATTCAAAGTTTCAATTTCAAAATGTAATTTTTCATTCCGCTTATGTAGATACAAAAAAAATTCCACAAATTGAGTCTATCCCACAATTTGCATTTTGTGGACGATCCAATTCTGGAAAATCGAGTCTGATTAATGCGTTATGCGGCAGAAAGAAATTAGTAAAAGTTTCTTCTACACCGGGGAAGACAAAAGAAATTAATCTTTTTCTTGCCGAGGATCACTTTTTTTTTGTAGATTTGCCGGGTTTTGGATTCGCAAAAGGCTCGCACCAACTTAGAGACTCTATGATTGAAAGAGTAAATTCTTACTTGAACCACTCAAAAATGCTAAAAACTATTTTTCTGCTTTGTGATTCTGCACGAGAACTTCCTTTAGAAGAAGAAAATATAATCCAAACTGCATTCAAAAAAAATATACAACCAGTATTAATAAGGACAAAGTTTGATAAATTGAATCAAAAAGAAATTCACACTCTAAAAAAGAAATCCAATGAATTCCAAAAAATTTATCCCAACTTGAAAATAGTTTTTCTATCTGTTAAAAATTCTACCGGATTAAAAGATATTATTGAAATCATAAGAGAAAAATAA
- a CDS encoding type III pantothenate kinase, translating to MNRNLLLAIDVGNTNTVIGVFSPGEKSPYFHRRTVTKLDRTSDELGVFLSGFLREDKIVSENIGSAIFSSVVPSFNPIVERMLEDWFKVKPIIVSHQMKLPFSIHYPRPFEIGADRLVNAAAVTELYPGNSIIVDLGTATTFCVVSEKKEYLGGVIAPGLKISMEALTKNTAQLPPIVFHPPEKILGDSTLEAMQAGFFYGWVGLLECIIGEIKKEYSSSYKVIGTGGLVSTIHNERKGIFDEIEPLLTLKGLEIIFRLNHIK from the coding sequence ATGAATAGAAATTTACTTTTAGCGATAGACGTAGGAAATACAAATACAGTAATTGGCGTTTTTTCCCCCGGAGAAAAATCTCCTTACTTTCACAGAAGAACTGTTACAAAACTCGATAGAACCTCTGACGAACTCGGAGTGTTCTTGAGCGGTTTTTTAAGAGAAGATAAAATAGTATCGGAAAATATTGGAAGCGCCATATTCTCCAGTGTAGTGCCTTCATTCAATCCGATAGTTGAAAGAATGCTTGAGGATTGGTTTAAAGTAAAACCCATCATCGTAAGCCACCAAATGAAGCTCCCATTTTCTATTCACTACCCCAGACCTTTTGAAATCGGAGCAGACCGTCTTGTAAATGCTGCAGCAGTTACCGAATTATATCCTGGAAATTCCATAATCGTTGATTTAGGAACTGCAACTACTTTTTGCGTAGTATCCGAAAAAAAAGAATACCTTGGAGGAGTAATTGCTCCTGGACTTAAAATTTCTATGGAAGCTCTCACAAAAAATACCGCACAGCTTCCGCCTATCGTATTTCATCCTCCTGAGAAAATCCTTGGCGACTCAACTCTGGAGGCTATGCAGGCCGGCTTTTTTTATGGATGGGTAGGACTGTTAGAATGTATAATCGGAGAAATCAAAAAAGAATACAGCTCAAGCTACAAAGTAATCGGAACCGGTGGACTCGTATCCACGATACACAATGAAAGAAAAGGAATATTCGATGAAATCGAGCCTCTACTCACACTAAAAGGTCTTGAAATTATTTTTCGTCTAAATCATATAAAATAA
- the arsM gene encoding arsenite methyltransferase produces the protein MQTTESIKEMVKEKYATIANQSKDHNAFSCCGTGGCSTVDYSIFSEDYSKLKGYESDADLGLGCGLPTQFANIKKGDIVIDLGSGAGNDAFIARTIVEEEGQVIGVDMTLAMIEKARANSQKLGFKNVEFKLGEIEKIPIESEKADVVISNCVLNLVPDKNKAFSEIYRILKPGGQFCISDIVLSGQLPENLKDTTDMYTGCISGAVQKKDYLNFIYENGFENVSIKKEKVIQIPDDILNQYLTPKEVQTLKDSGTRILSVTVFAKKSKLKSCCGGNGHC, from the coding sequence ATGCAAACAACTGAATCTATCAAAGAAATGGTGAAAGAAAAATATGCCACAATCGCAAATCAATCGAAAGATCATAATGCTTTTTCGTGTTGTGGAACGGGTGGATGCTCCACAGTTGACTACTCTATCTTTAGTGAGGATTATTCCAAATTAAAGGGTTATGAATCGGATGCGGACCTTGGCTTGGGCTGCGGGCTTCCTACTCAATTTGCAAATATAAAAAAAGGAGATATAGTAATCGACCTTGGCTCAGGAGCAGGCAACGATGCCTTCATCGCAAGAACGATTGTAGAAGAAGAGGGTCAAGTTATCGGCGTTGATATGACTTTGGCTATGATAGAAAAAGCTCGCGCAAACTCACAAAAACTAGGTTTCAAAAATGTTGAATTTAAATTGGGAGAAATCGAAAAAATTCCGATTGAATCCGAAAAAGCTGACGTTGTGATTAGCAATTGTGTACTAAATTTAGTGCCCGACAAAAACAAAGCTTTCTCTGAAATTTATCGTATTTTAAAGCCTGGTGGGCAGTTTTGTATCTCTGATATTGTTCTTTCTGGACAGCTCCCTGAAAATTTAAAAGATACCACAGATATGTATACGGGTTGTATTTCGGGTGCAGTACAAAAAAAAGATTATTTGAATTTTATCTATGAAAATGGCTTTGAAAATGTCTCCATTAAAAAAGAAAAAGTCATTCAGATTCCAGACGATATATTGAACCAGTATCTTACTCCAAAAGAAGTTCAAACTCTAAAAGATTCGGGCACTCGAATTTTGAGCGTCACCGTCTTTGCAAAAAAAAGTAAGTTAAAAAGCTGTTGTGGAGGTAATGGACACTGTTAA